In a single window of the Methanolobus psychrophilus R15 genome:
- a CDS encoding type IV secretion system protein: MAGINTETYSDNEIPSEEAELSFREPEVSYSESVAGEDVHVQEVSGYNGEGKKGKKGIFGFRGKQKKSEVHEPSVRPGKPAGKKRFGLSLRKKKDIPGSRAGSPEDVEEAAGRQECGEYGEGSVAVSMLDGADAPDSISDVPEEGSGKRRLFGLRGSRKKVKKAKKPAGKKKSGLGLRRKKSQPDDPLCLPEDKNELSESEGDFVQVLLQKIEKIINPKPEVIDELVFEPGVVSKPLYGVPHKDLDLIYEVTPRFQYVHVWFDGEELSYECMEPPLSETEEQTMAIVQNAFDKMAHSEILLVEEENRKDALRDRFYFITEIYRFKLTESQKEKFFYYLHKKYMGFDRIDLLMNDPYIEDVTCNGPYSNLYVNHRMYGSLKTNVSFEELELNNFVMRMAQAAGRHISVLQPIRDATLTDGSRANLTLGKEVTKRGSTFTIRRFKSNPVSCIDLMNYGTYDARVLAYFWIVIEYKRSVLAAGGTASGKTTTLNALGSFIPPEYKIVSIEDTAEMNLMHPNWTQSITRAGFGGDSSSGKSAGDIELYDLLKAALRQRPEYIVVGEVRGSEAGTLFQAISVGHPCMGTIHAGSIQELLSRVESEPMNVPRNLFASVDMVIFNAMVKVGEHFIRRALRIVEIVELDPERKDLITNPVFKWDPVEDRYEFSGSSSLFEDIEEEFGIKVEELVREMDERAKYIESLSRQGICDYKDVARAIRKYARHKDELMETMQ, translated from the coding sequence ATGGCTGGTATAAACACGGAAACCTATTCTGATAATGAGATTCCATCCGAAGAGGCGGAGCTCTCTTTCCGGGAACCTGAAGTGTCTTATTCTGAGAGTGTCGCCGGGGAGGATGTGCATGTTCAGGAAGTTTCCGGTTACAATGGTGAGGGCAAAAAAGGAAAAAAGGGTATTTTCGGGTTTAGGGGTAAGCAAAAGAAGAGTGAGGTTCACGAGCCTTCGGTAAGGCCAGGCAAGCCTGCCGGGAAAAAGCGCTTTGGATTGAGCCTCAGGAAGAAGAAGGATATTCCCGGCAGCAGGGCGGGCTCTCCGGAGGATGTGGAGGAGGCAGCGGGCAGGCAGGAATGTGGTGAATATGGGGAAGGCTCTGTCGCTGTATCGATGCTTGACGGAGCAGATGCTCCGGACTCAATAAGTGATGTGCCGGAGGAAGGTTCAGGGAAAAGGCGCTTGTTTGGGTTGCGGGGATCCCGGAAGAAAGTGAAAAAGGCAAAAAAGCCTGCCGGGAAGAAAAAATCGGGCCTTGGTCTCAGGAGAAAGAAAAGCCAGCCTGATGATCCCCTGTGCCTGCCTGAGGACAAGAATGAGCTTTCTGAAAGCGAGGGTGACTTTGTCCAGGTTCTGCTGCAGAAGATCGAAAAGATCATCAATCCCAAGCCCGAGGTCATTGATGAGCTGGTCTTTGAGCCGGGCGTGGTTAGCAAACCACTGTATGGGGTGCCTCACAAGGATCTGGATCTCATATACGAAGTAACTCCCAGGTTCCAGTATGTACATGTCTGGTTTGACGGGGAGGAGCTTTCCTACGAATGCATGGAACCGCCTCTCAGTGAGACCGAGGAGCAGACCATGGCAATCGTCCAGAACGCCTTTGACAAGATGGCTCACTCCGAGATACTGCTGGTGGAGGAGGAGAACCGCAAGGATGCTCTCAGGGACCGTTTCTACTTCATCACGGAAATTTATCGCTTTAAGCTGACAGAATCACAGAAAGAGAAGTTCTTCTATTACCTTCATAAAAAATACATGGGATTTGACAGGATCGACCTGCTCATGAACGACCCCTATATCGAGGATGTCACCTGCAACGGTCCTTATTCCAACCTGTATGTCAATCACCGCATGTATGGCTCCCTTAAGACAAATGTCTCCTTCGAGGAGCTTGAGCTCAACAACTTCGTCATGAGGATGGCCCAGGCCGCAGGCAGGCACATCTCAGTGCTCCAGCCAATCAGGGACGCCACACTGACCGATGGCAGCCGTGCCAACCTCACCCTCGGCAAGGAGGTCACCAAGAGAGGCTCCACATTCACCATCAGGCGCTTCAAGTCCAATCCTGTGTCCTGCATCGACCTCATGAACTACGGCACCTATGATGCAAGGGTGCTGGCGTACTTCTGGATCGTGATCGAATACAAGCGCTCCGTACTTGCAGCAGGCGGTACGGCCTCAGGTAAGACCACGACCCTCAATGCCCTGGGCTCTTTCATCCCCCCTGAATACAAGATAGTATCCATCGAAGATACCGCCGAGATGAACCTCATGCACCCCAACTGGACCCAGTCCATCACAAGGGCGGGTTTTGGAGGGGACAGCAGCAGCGGCAAGTCTGCAGGTGACATCGAGCTCTACGACCTGCTCAAGGCCGCACTGAGGCAGAGGCCCGAGTACATAGTGGTAGGTGAGGTTCGAGGCTCCGAAGCCGGCACTTTGTTCCAGGCCATCTCCGTTGGCCACCCCTGTATGGGCACCATCCACGCCGGCTCCATCCAGGAACTGCTCTCCAGGGTTGAATCCGAGCCCATGAACGTGCCCAGGAACCTCTTTGCCAGTGTCGACATGGTCATATTCAACGCCATGGTCAAGGTCGGCGAGCACTTCATCAGGCGCGCCCTCAGGATAGTTGAAATAGTGGAACTGGACCCTGAACGCAAGGACCTGATCACCAACCCTGTTTTCAAATGGGACCCGGTCGAGGACCGCTATGAGTTTAGCGGCAGCAGCTCTCTTTTTGAGGATATCGAAGAGGAATTCGGCATAAAGGTAGAGGAACTTGTCCGGGAGATGGATGAGCGGGCAAAGTATATTGAAAGTCTTTCCAGGCAGGGAATATGCGATTACAAGGATGTTGCCCGGGCTATCAGGAAATATGCGCGCCACAAGGATGAGCTCATGGAGACGATGCAGTAA
- the pstS gene encoding phosphate ABC transporter, solute-binding protein, which yields MNMKKLFNNEAGVSPIVATLVLVVVAIAGAAAVGTILGSFSSDVSQDASADNAALGASAELLVAGSTTVQPVSELLAKKFMTENPGIKVTVQAGGSTAGINAVNMGVVDIGASSEDVDTTVKFPALKKHQIGASAVVLIGKNVNVKANNTLTAANVLAIYNAANSTGMVNTTFLGNNNIDASAPAVIFKRSESGSGTAETFSYYLTSSTTKSKTHIDGTNALGRAGNALVLNAVESSTVPAIGFVDVGFTEKGTVTILPMDSMPKAKASYKDVRADSIKALKGDSTSTFPTLLTRPLIYLTNGEPSTLEKSFIEFATQPGQKTLFNDVGYFSMYDIV from the coding sequence ATGAATATGAAGAAACTCTTTAACAACGAAGCTGGTGTTTCACCCATCGTTGCAACCCTCGTTCTCGTGGTAGTTGCAATCGCCGGTGCAGCAGCAGTCGGTACAATTTTAGGATCATTCTCAAGCGACGTTTCTCAAGATGCAAGCGCAGACAATGCAGCACTTGGTGCATCCGCCGAGCTCCTGGTTGCAGGCAGCACAACCGTCCAGCCAGTCTCTGAACTCCTTGCAAAGAAATTCATGACAGAGAACCCCGGTATAAAGGTCACTGTTCAGGCAGGCGGCTCAACTGCTGGTATCAACGCTGTAAACATGGGTGTTGTTGACATCGGTGCCTCTTCCGAGGACGTTGACACCACAGTTAAGTTCCCAGCTCTCAAGAAGCACCAGATCGGTGCCAGCGCTGTAGTTCTTATTGGTAAAAATGTAAATGTAAAAGCCAACAACACATTAACAGCTGCCAACGTGCTAGCAATTTACAATGCAGCAAACTCTACTGGGATGGTAAACACCACATTCTTGGGCAATAATAACATCGATGCATCTGCTCCTGCAGTTATCTTCAAGAGATCCGAATCTGGCAGTGGTACTGCAGAAACATTCTCCTACTATCTGACATCTAGCACGACTAAGAGCAAGACCCACATCGATGGTACAAATGCACTCGGTAGAGCAGGAAATGCTTTAGTTCTTAATGCTGTTGAATCATCAACCGTACCAGCAATTGGCTTCGTAGACGTTGGATTTACCGAGAAGGGCACCGTTACGATACTTCCAATGGACAGCATGCCAAAAGCAAAAGCTTCCTACAAAGATGTAAGAGCTGATTCAATTAAGGCCCTCAAGGGAGACAGCACCAGCACATTCCCAACCCTTCTTACCAGGCCACTTATCTACCTGACAAACGGTGAGCCATCTACCCTCGAGAAGTCATTCATTGAATTCGCAACACAGCCAGGTCAGAAGACCCTCTTCAATGATGTTGGCTACTTCTCAATGTACGACATCGTTTAA
- a CDS encoding putative ferredoxin: MPWINKKKCIACKKCVRKCPVDAISMVRGTALINDNECIYCGKCVRICPVEAILKDKEHIDFEIKSGIKKIRKSLAKSGNKKKQRRMVRSKVIQLRMQRKVIEGTLKELKHLK, encoded by the coding sequence GTGCCATGGATAAATAAAAAGAAATGTATTGCCTGCAAGAAATGTGTCAGGAAATGTCCTGTGGATGCAATCTCCATGGTCAGGGGAACGGCTCTTATCAATGACAATGAATGCATCTACTGTGGCAAATGTGTCCGTATCTGCCCCGTGGAAGCAATACTTAAGGATAAGGAGCACATTGACTTCGAGATAAAGTCCGGTATAAAAAAGATAAGAAAGTCCCTTGCAAAGTCCGGGAATAAGAAAAAACAAAGAAGGATGGTCAGAAGTAAGGTTATCCAGCTGAGAATGCAAAGAAAAGTCATTGAGGGCACCCTTAAGGAATTAAAGCACCTTAAATAA
- a CDS encoding CHAD domain containing protein — translation MPYTAPQKKNPTLAVFSVLFGLVFSMTGVLYASVGKVTRFSDPQVILVLCSLIGLGLVLIMAGVNIAAMNKSIGRIRSFMAGILFSVLGIFIFVTYYPEGWFYPIVAYAIISYSLGIFLILLNIFVNCFTLSYCSPSCTSPVTGLCNEDLPENKESSGSWDNSVMARFAGIFLANILPNQPGSIQDNEDNGSNRHVGSDLQSKTDEIADSDAISRVIVNHEAVNVGSGAAEEKPVEGVQEAVLPDEPASSQATAVKPASEEEEPPAVADSPFNEFISMKKTGIKANDTMREAASKLLMFQFGRMIEHEEGTKIGRDIEELHDMRVAAMRMRSVFQVLEEYLDMKALDKHLNNLRSTRRALGQVRDLDVFLEKIDHYLENQPPGSNIDLSKLTDSLDIEKAKRRGMMLIYLDSAKYGKFKAIFTKVLLDKRSWTMKPVTKKGEPIPGLVKDVLPVLLYSRFARVRSYDHIVSAEASPTLEQYHQLRIDVKILRYTLEFFREVLSTESKDLIQDLKNLQDNLGDMHDAAVALELLENFERYGRWGVTEEEHVHALRTPLKELGVESYMEYRRQELERLIAEFPAAWSKVIDNDFSVTLSGTIAGMYSK, via the coding sequence ATGCCATATACAGCACCTCAAAAGAAAAACCCAACCCTGGCAGTTTTCTCTGTCCTGTTCGGTCTCGTGTTTTCCATGACCGGGGTTTTGTACGCCTCGGTCGGGAAAGTGACGAGGTTCTCTGACCCGCAGGTCATACTTGTCCTATGCAGTCTTATAGGACTTGGCCTTGTGCTGATCATGGCAGGTGTCAACATTGCTGCCATGAACAAGAGCATTGGCCGCATCAGGTCATTTATGGCAGGCATCCTCTTTTCAGTTCTCGGTATCTTCATTTTTGTCACATATTATCCAGAAGGATGGTTCTATCCCATTGTGGCATATGCGATCATCTCCTACTCGCTGGGGATATTCCTGATACTGCTCAATATTTTCGTTAACTGTTTCACACTTTCCTATTGTTCTCCTTCATGCACCAGTCCCGTAACAGGGCTATGCAATGAAGATCTTCCAGAAAATAAGGAAAGCTCGGGTAGCTGGGACAATTCTGTAATGGCCAGGTTTGCAGGAATATTTCTGGCCAACATCCTGCCCAATCAACCTGGTTCCATTCAGGATAACGAAGACAATGGAAGTAACAGGCATGTTGGATCAGATCTGCAAAGTAAAACGGATGAAATTGCAGATTCTGATGCGATATCCAGGGTCATTGTGAATCATGAGGCAGTCAATGTCGGTTCCGGGGCTGCTGAGGAAAAGCCGGTCGAAGGTGTTCAGGAAGCAGTGCTTCCTGATGAGCCTGCAAGCAGCCAGGCAACTGCCGTTAAGCCCGCTTCAGAGGAGGAAGAGCCACCTGCAGTTGCAGATTCTCCCTTCAATGAGTTCATCTCCATGAAAAAGACCGGAATCAAGGCAAATGACACAATGCGCGAGGCTGCGAGCAAGCTGCTGATGTTCCAGTTTGGCAGGATGATAGAGCATGAAGAGGGCACCAAAATAGGCAGGGACATAGAGGAACTTCATGATATGCGGGTTGCAGCAATGCGCATGCGCTCCGTGTTCCAGGTGCTTGAGGAATACCTTGACATGAAAGCGCTTGATAAGCACCTGAATAACCTGAGGTCAACAAGAAGAGCACTCGGTCAGGTACGCGACTTGGACGTATTCCTTGAGAAGATAGACCATTACCTTGAGAACCAGCCTCCGGGAAGCAATATTGATCTCAGTAAGCTCACAGACTCCCTGGACATAGAGAAGGCAAAACGCAGAGGCATGATGCTTATATATCTGGACAGTGCCAAATATGGCAAATTCAAAGCCATCTTCACAAAGGTGCTTCTCGATAAAAGATCATGGACCATGAAGCCGGTAACAAAAAAGGGAGAACCGATACCCGGTCTCGTGAAGGATGTGCTGCCGGTATTGCTGTACTCCCGGTTTGCAAGAGTGCGCTCATATGACCATATTGTATCGGCGGAAGCATCGCCGACCCTTGAACAGTATCATCAGCTCCGCATAGATGTCAAGATACTGCGTTATACGCTTGAGTTCTTCAGGGAAGTGCTGAGCACGGAGTCAAAAGATCTTATACAGGACCTCAAAAACCTGCAGGATAACCTGGGGGATATGCATGATGCCGCAGTTGCACTGGAACTCCTTGAGAACTTCGAGAGATATGGCCGCTGGGGAGTGACAGAAGAGGAACATGTACATGCCCTGAGGACCCCCCTGAAGGAGCTGGGTGTGGAATCTTATATGGAATATCGCAGACAGGAACTTGAAAGGCTGATTGCAGAATTCCCCGCCGCCTGGTCAAAAGTGATCGATAATGATTTCAGTGTCACTTTGTCCGGGACGATCGCAGGCATGTATTCAAAATGA
- the pstC gene encoding phosphate ABC transporter, permease protein codes for MNLKSKYSITSVFFKIDSRSEYTIPHIFFGLCALLTTVTTILVVGFIFYTAYPTFVNQGFFNFITGSRWDFHENIYGIRIFIAGTILLTLVTMILAVPLGVFTAIFMSELAHPRIASVMRPIIELLVGIPSVVYGIFGLFVLSGLFRDYIHPYSEAAFGFLPFFRVFSVDGLGLALAATVLAIMILPTIVSISEDSIRAVKKEYREASFALGATKWETISKVVLPAASKGIMAAVILGMMRAMGETMAVVMLFGNMMAVPSSFFSYGYSMTSKILIETGIYIAHPEPRSALFAIAAVLFAIEIVFVAVARKIGGNL; via the coding sequence ATGAACTTAAAGTCCAAATACTCAATTACTAGCGTTTTCTTTAAAATTGATTCAAGGTCCGAGTATACGATCCCTCATATATTCTTTGGCTTATGTGCCTTGCTTACTACTGTTACAACGATTCTGGTGGTAGGTTTCATTTTCTATACTGCTTACCCTACATTTGTAAATCAGGGTTTTTTCAATTTCATAACCGGCTCCAGATGGGATTTCCATGAGAACATCTACGGTATACGCATCTTCATAGCAGGGACTATTCTGCTTACGCTGGTCACTATGATTCTTGCAGTTCCTCTTGGCGTGTTCACCGCTATTTTCATGTCCGAACTTGCACACCCAAGGATTGCGTCAGTAATGCGTCCCATAATCGAACTTCTGGTAGGCATTCCATCTGTTGTATATGGTATTTTCGGCCTCTTTGTACTGTCCGGTCTTTTCAGGGATTATATCCATCCCTATTCGGAAGCAGCATTTGGCTTCCTCCCTTTCTTCAGGGTATTCTCTGTGGATGGTCTGGGGCTTGCCCTGGCAGCGACAGTGCTTGCAATAATGATCCTGCCGACAATTGTCTCCATTTCGGAGGATTCCATAAGGGCAGTCAAGAAAGAGTACCGTGAAGCCTCTTTTGCTCTGGGAGCCACTAAGTGGGAAACCATCAGCAAGGTAGTGCTGCCTGCAGCATCAAAGGGCATAATGGCTGCCGTCATCCTTGGCATGATGAGGGCTATGGGTGAAACCATGGCTGTGGTAATGCTCTTTGGGAACATGATGGCAGTACCATCTTCTTTCTTCAGTTATGGCTACTCTATGACTTCAAAGATCCTTATCGAGACAGGCATCTATATTGCACACCCGGAGCCAAGAAGTGCCCTCTTTGCAATCGCAGCGGTATTATTTGCTATAGAGATCGTGTTCGTCGCAGTAGCAAGGAAGATAGGAGGTAATTTATGA
- a CDS encoding ArsC1, with protein MAEEYLRRIGGDRFEVESAGLKPSSINPIVIDVMKEDGFDLRRKKTQAAWDLFRQGKLYSFVITVCDRKNEEECPIFPRPFVQMNWPFPDPETFTGTDEEKMQQVRDLRDTIKKRIEQFVEETTGVSDGGE; from the coding sequence ATGGCCGAAGAATACCTCAGGAGGATCGGAGGGGACAGGTTCGAGGTGGAGAGTGCAGGGCTCAAACCTTCCAGCATCAATCCTATTGTGATCGATGTCATGAAAGAGGACGGTTTCGACCTCCGGAGAAAGAAAACCCAGGCAGCATGGGACCTGTTCAGGCAGGGGAAACTTTACAGTTTCGTCATCACGGTCTGTGACAGGAAAAATGAAGAAGAATGCCCCATATTCCCCAGGCCGTTTGTGCAGATGAACTGGCCCTTCCCGGACCCTGAAACTTTTACCGGCACAGATGAAGAGAAAATGCAGCAGGTGCGGGATCTGAGGGACACTATCAAAAAGAGGATCGAGCAATTCGTCGAGGAGACCACGGGGGTTTCAGACGGCGGGGAATAG
- a CDS encoding putative PhoU family protein, giving the protein MSEKRKIQLTGGSTYIVSLPIIWVRQNGLSPGDTVSLSVRSDRSLTVTADIPPEEKICRSVIEIYLSGDQEDDFRMLVSNYLVGYDIMKIISPNGFTASERKFMRDAARKRLIGIEIVEETGTELVLQSLLNYQEITILKSMSSMDRIISSMLEDALISLEEHDLELANDVIRRDDDVDRFYLLTVRQLRAALDDPFMAQKIGIVRSKDCLGYRIVTKSMENIGDHVQRIATNVVEMDCPVDRNDEIFRIGRVAQALFRDSVEAMSGKDFQFANTIIKNSKKLSNMAALICSRECGQDSSTGEHKRNILESLQRIAEYSADIAEISINMSSKELKDMSL; this is encoded by the coding sequence ATGTCCGAAAAAAGAAAGATTCAGCTGACAGGTGGGTCTACCTATATCGTGTCGCTCCCTATCATATGGGTCCGGCAGAATGGGCTATCTCCGGGGGACACCGTTTCCCTTTCTGTCAGGTCTGACCGTTCACTTACTGTCACTGCGGATATCCCTCCTGAGGAAAAGATATGTCGCTCGGTCATAGAAATATATCTCTCCGGCGATCAGGAAGATGATTTCAGGATGCTTGTGTCAAATTATCTTGTGGGTTATGACATTATGAAGATTATTTCCCCAAACGGTTTTACGGCATCTGAACGAAAATTCATGAGAGATGCTGCTCGCAAGCGCCTGATAGGTATTGAGATAGTTGAGGAAACGGGGACCGAACTTGTACTGCAGAGCCTTCTGAACTACCAGGAGATCACTATCCTGAAGTCCATGAGCAGCATGGACCGGATAATCTCTTCTATGCTTGAGGATGCGTTGATCTCACTGGAGGAACATGACCTTGAGCTGGCAAATGATGTCATCCGGAGGGATGATGATGTGGACAGGTTCTACCTGCTGACTGTAAGGCAGTTGAGAGCAGCTCTTGATGATCCCTTCATGGCACAGAAGATAGGCATTGTCCGGTCAAAGGACTGTCTGGGTTATCGGATCGTTACAAAAAGCATGGAGAACATAGGTGATCATGTCCAGAGGATCGCCACCAATGTAGTGGAAATGGATTGTCCTGTGGACCGCAATGATGAGATCTTCAGGATTGGCAGGGTGGCACAGGCTTTGTTCAGGGATTCCGTAGAGGCAATGTCAGGAAAGGACTTTCAGTTTGCAAACACGATAATAAAGAACTCAAAGAAATTATCGAATATGGCTGCCCTTATCTGCAGCAGGGAATGCGGCCAGGACAGCAGTACGGGTGAGCATAAGAGGAATATCCTTGAGAGCCTCCAGCGCATCGCGGAATACAGTGCTGATATTGCTGAGATCTCTATCAATATGAGCTCAAAGGAGCTGAAGGATATGTCCTTATAA
- a CDS encoding phosphate ABC transporter inner membrane subunit PstA, with the protein MNLRFIKGKIFISIAYACAIACALILILILGTITVKAIPSLSLYFILTPESRAPSLGGAIGNAIAGTLILSFFSTLLAAPLGVCTAIYLKKYAKDGFLVRSFRFFIDVLSGTPSIVLGLFAVLVLVFYMRTVTGGFSLISGSIALAILILPVIERAAEEAIDTVPTDIEEASYALGATKWDTLKRVTIPYALSGILTGVILGVGRAAEESAVVILTAGYSQFFPEFRVGASEKLIYGIKIYPFQDLVGTLPLTIYHAYEHPHLISPSEGFAAALVLIVIVMLINATGRLIVWKRRMG; encoded by the coding sequence ATGAATCTTCGTTTTATCAAGGGCAAGATATTCATTTCAATTGCATATGCTTGCGCTATAGCATGTGCCTTGATACTGATATTGATCTTAGGCACGATCACAGTAAAAGCAATACCCAGCCTGAGTCTCTATTTCATACTAACCCCTGAATCAAGAGCCCCAAGTCTTGGGGGTGCCATCGGCAACGCTATTGCAGGCACTCTCATCCTTTCGTTCTTTTCAACATTGCTTGCCGCCCCTTTGGGAGTTTGCACTGCGATATATCTTAAGAAGTATGCAAAAGATGGCTTTTTAGTCAGGAGTTTCCGCTTTTTCATTGATGTGCTATCGGGCACCCCTTCAATAGTCCTGGGACTTTTTGCAGTTCTGGTGCTTGTGTTCTACATGAGGACAGTTACTGGTGGATTCTCCTTGATATCAGGCAGTATAGCCCTTGCCATATTGATTCTTCCGGTGATCGAACGTGCAGCAGAGGAGGCGATTGACACAGTACCTACGGATATAGAGGAAGCGAGTTATGCTCTGGGTGCAACTAAATGGGATACTTTAAAACGTGTAACTATCCCCTATGCCCTGTCAGGCATCCTGACAGGTGTGATCCTTGGTGTTGGGCGGGCTGCCGAAGAATCTGCTGTGGTTATCCTAACAGCAGGCTACTCACAGTTCTTCCCGGAGTTCAGGGTGGGAGCCAGTGAAAAGCTGATCTATGGGATTAAGATATATCCTTTCCAGGATTTGGTGGGAACTTTACCTTTAACTATCTATCATGCCTATGAGCATCCTCATCTAATATCTCCTTCTGAGGGTTTCGCAGCAGCTTTGGTCTTGATAGTCATAGTTATGCTTATAAACGCTACCGGACGTCTTATTGTATGGAAGCGCAGGATGGGCTGA
- a CDS encoding Polyphosphate kinase: MAKSKDYINREISWLSFNERVLQEAMDPSVPLLERLKFLGIFSSNQDEFFSVRVGTLQRMLDAGVKSKAMVGGSPKKVMREIHDTVIRLRDKFDTVFRQIALELESYNVFIVDETELTDEQQAFLKADFNEKVRHRLVPIMIKDLPEFPYLRNQAIYLAVAMYRYSEPQQFNYALIEVPTDVLPRFIVLPDCDRGTCIIMLEDVIRFGLSGIFSTFQYDSIKAYTIKLTRDAEMDFADDVTKSFFEKVSESLKAREKGEPVRFVHDREMPEDLLDFILDKLHLVGFENIVPGGRYHNARDFMNFPAVGPETLRTQKDTPLPHRDLIRHKSMLNAIKEKDILLHYPYQSFGYHIDLLREAAIDPNVISIKTTLYRVAKSSNVGNALINAVKNGKEVTVVIELQARFDEELNMYWTRKLEEAGARIIDGVPSLKVHSKLCHITRKEGDELVHYSCIGTGNFNEASARTYCDHTLMTANEDLTSEVEHLFDFFKCNYKRFLYKHLLVSPMHMRRKLLAMINNERKNAMAGKPAYIYAKMNSLVDVQMIGKLYDASKEGVKIKLIIRGICSLVPSVEGLSENIEVISIVDKYLEHSRIFIFCNGGEEKYYLSSADWMARNLDRRIEVAAPIYDRELQQELRDYMEIQFRDNTKARIINESQDNKYRKGDENELHRAQVDIYRYLEGKLRGAEGSR; encoded by the coding sequence ATGGCCAAAAGCAAGGATTATATAAATCGGGAAATAAGCTGGCTTTCCTTTAATGAGCGCGTGCTTCAGGAGGCTATGGACCCTTCGGTGCCGCTTCTTGAGAGACTTAAGTTCCTGGGCATCTTCTCGTCCAATCAGGACGAGTTTTTCAGCGTCAGGGTGGGCACCCTGCAGAGAATGCTGGATGCGGGCGTTAAATCAAAGGCAATGGTGGGTGGTTCCCCGAAAAAGGTCATGAGGGAAATACACGATACTGTAATCCGGCTCAGGGATAAATTCGATACGGTTTTCAGGCAGATAGCCCTGGAGCTTGAAAGTTACAATGTGTTCATTGTCGATGAGACCGAGCTTACCGATGAACAGCAGGCGTTTCTGAAGGCGGATTTCAATGAAAAAGTAAGGCATCGCCTTGTTCCCATTATGATAAAGGACCTTCCGGAATTCCCATACCTGAGGAATCAGGCGATTTATCTTGCAGTTGCAATGTATCGTTACTCTGAGCCACAGCAATTCAACTATGCCCTTATAGAGGTTCCGACGGATGTGCTTCCTCGTTTTATTGTCCTTCCGGATTGTGATAGAGGTACATGCATCATAATGCTTGAAGACGTCATCCGTTTCGGTCTGTCCGGAATCTTCTCTACCTTCCAGTATGATTCAATTAAAGCCTATACTATAAAGCTGACAAGGGATGCAGAGATGGATTTCGCTGACGATGTGACCAAGAGCTTCTTTGAAAAGGTATCAGAAAGCCTCAAAGCCCGGGAGAAAGGGGAACCTGTGCGTTTTGTCCATGACCGGGAAATGCCCGAGGATCTGCTTGATTTCATTCTGGATAAACTTCACCTGGTAGGTTTTGAAAATATAGTTCCCGGCGGCAGATACCACAACGCACGTGACTTCATGAATTTCCCTGCTGTTGGTCCTGAAACACTGAGAACACAAAAAGACACTCCTCTTCCCCACAGGGATCTCATCAGGCACAAAAGCATGTTAAATGCCATTAAGGAAAAGGATATCCTCCTGCATTATCCCTACCAGTCTTTTGGTTATCATATCGACTTACTTCGTGAAGCAGCAATAGATCCCAACGTGATAAGCATTAAGACAACTCTTTACAGGGTGGCAAAATCCTCAAACGTTGGCAATGCGCTGATCAATGCCGTGAAGAACGGAAAGGAGGTCACAGTGGTCATCGAGCTCCAGGCTCGCTTTGACGAGGAGCTCAACATGTACTGGACACGGAAGCTTGAAGAGGCGGGAGCAAGGATAATTGACGGCGTGCCCAGCCTCAAAGTACATTCCAAGCTTTGCCACATCACAAGAAAGGAAGGCGATGAGCTGGTGCACTATTCATGCATTGGCACCGGTAATTTCAACGAGGCTTCGGCAAGAACATACTGTGATCATACACTGATGACCGCTAATGAGGACCTGACCAGCGAAGTGGAACATCTTTTCGACTTTTTCAAGTGCAACTACAAGAGGTTCCTCTATAAGCACCTGCTGGTTTCACCCATGCATATGCGCAGGAAACTGCTGGCCATGATCAATAACGAACGAAAGAATGCCATGGCAGGAAAGCCGGCTTACATATATGCAAAAATGAACAGCCTTGTTGACGTCCAGATGATTGGGAAACTCTATGATGCCAGCAAAGAAGGTGTAAAAATAAAGTTGATCATCCGGGGAATATGCTCTCTTGTACCAAGCGTGGAAGGATTGAGCGAGAACATTGAGGTAATAAGCATAGTGGACAAATACCTTGAGCACTCACGGATATTTATCTTCTGTAACGGAGGAGAAGAGAAGTACTACCTGTCCTCTGCAGACTGGATGGCGCGAAACCTTGACAGGCGGATAGAAGTCGCAGCACCCATATACGATCGTGAGCTGCAGCAGGAACTCAGGGATTATATGGAAATACAGTTCAGGGATAACACAAAGGCAAGAATCATCAATGAGTCGCAGGATAATAAGTACAGGAAGGGAGATGAAAATGAGCTTCACCGTGCCCAGGTGGATATCTACCGGTACCTTGAAGGGAAACTCCGGGGTGCAGAGGGAAGCAGATGA